The sequence below is a genomic window from Silvanigrella paludirubra.
TCCATGGAGACGTTCAACAAGTACTTTTGGAGCTGTTCCTTGAGCAATTCCTACAATTCCTACTGCAATCATTTCTCTAAATACTTTTTTGTGATGGCACATTCTTTTTATTTTTTTTCCTGCCGGCAGTGCAAATAGGTTGGCAAGAGCAACTCCATAAAGCGTTGCAATAAATGCTGTTTTAATCCCTGGTCCAATTTCTGGCGGGTTATCTAGGTTAAGCATTACCACCATGAGTCCTAAAACGGCCCCAAGAATTCCAATGGTAGGAGCAAAGGCACCCATATCTTCCCAAAATTTAGCAGCGATTTCTTCTTCTTCATACATCATATCAATTTCTGAAAATAGGGTATTTTCTATGACAATGGCATCTGTGTTCATGGACACCATTTCAATGCCTTTTTTCATTAAATGATCATCTAATTTGTCAATTTCTTTTTCTAAGGCAAGGACACCATCTTTTCTGGCTAATTGTGCTAATCTTTCTATTGTTGAAATTGCCCCTTCTGGGTCCATTTTAGGTCCATTTAAAAACAGTCCTAGCGATTTAAACGAAAAAATAACGTCTTTCATAGGATAAGCTGTCATAACGGCAGCCATAGCCCCAACTCCCACGATCATGGCTGCAGAACCGCCCCATAACATTCCCACTTGCAAACCTTTTAAAGCGGCTGTTCCTACTACGGCAATTATACCAAGTATTGGACCTATAATACTCGAAAGTTCCATCTATAAACCTCTTTTTTCATTGATATAATTTTTAAATTCCGTTTTTTCTTTCTGCAGCCTTTCTAAAAATAAACAATATTATTAATAAGTTTAAATAGATAAAAAGATTATTTAAATCGTGGAAATTGACATTATAAGAAGAATTTGCAGCTAAAGGAGCTGAAAATGAAAATGACTTTAATAGATTTAAGCAAAGTAAATTTGACTTTAAAATGATACCTTTCCGACCGATTCATAAGTGAGACGTGTAAGTTCATATTTTGGAGCGTTTATGTCCGATTCTTCTGCAGACAATAGAGGAAGTCCAAGATTCATCAGCAAGGCTATAGTCCAAATTCATTCTGATGATGACTCTACACCTATTATGGGTACTATTAATAATATTTCTGCAGGCGGAGTTAGTCTAAACTTAGAAGTTGATAATATAAAAAGAGGCTATAAGGTAGGATGTTTTGTTACTTTTGAGATGCCTGTCCGCATGTTTGGAATTGATAAAGATGATAAATTAAAATTAAGAGCTGAAATAAAAAGAGCTACAAATTTAGGAAAAACAATATCATGTCAATTTCAAAATTTAAAAGATTCTGAAATATCAGTTTTAAATAAAGGTTTAAGAATTCTTGAAATAGTAAATAAGATCTCTAGCAAAAATGCATCCTAAATTTAATAATTTTTTTGTATCTTTAAATAAGTTCCATCATCATGAATGTCTTTATTTATTTGGTTTAATTTATTAATTATTTCGTCGCTCGTTTCAATATTAAAAGCAGCATATAAAACCGAGTTTTTAATTGTAAAAACAGGAGCTATATTATTAATTTTAAATTTTTTAAATTGCCAACTGCCTAGCTGTTTTCCAGAAGCCCAAAGATCAATTCTTCCTGCTTGTAATTTTCTTTCATTATTAATGTCGTTATTTGTATCTTCTACTTTAAAATTTAAACTACGTAAATAAATAGATGTAGCATCATCTTTATAGCATCCAATAATATATTTTTTTGCATCTTCCATTGAGTTTATTTTTATTTTAGGTTTTTTTGTTTTAGGATCTATTAATG
It includes:
- a CDS encoding motility protein A, producing the protein MELSSIIGPILGIIAVVGTAALKGLQVGMLWGGSAAMIVGVGAMAAVMTAYPMKDVIFSFKSLGLFLNGPKMDPEGAISTIERLAQLARKDGVLALEKEIDKLDDHLMKKGIEMVSMNTDAIVIENTLFSEIDMMYEEEEIAAKFWEDMGAFAPTIGILGAVLGLMVVMLNLDNPPEIGPGIKTAFIATLYGVALANLFALPAGKKIKRMCHHKKVFREMIAVGIVGIAQGTAPKVLVERLHGMTH
- a CDS encoding PilZ domain-containing protein, with the translated sequence MSDSSADNRGSPRFISKAIVQIHSDDDSTPIMGTINNISAGGVSLNLEVDNIKRGYKVGCFVTFEMPVRMFGIDKDDKLKLRAEIKRATNLGKTISCQFQNLKDSEISVLNKGLRILEIVNKISSKNAS
- a CDS encoding substrate-binding periplasmic protein codes for the protein MKNIFSVLKMTIVIFIIFNSFLKKVHAEEIFNLYTEDYPPYNMPLDEKTGDNENEITGSATETLKEIFKRAKIKYNMELLPWARAYNFALKRKNAVVFAASRTPERENLFKWVGPIGENSWVFFSLIDPKTKKPKIKINSMEDAKKYIIGCYKDDATSIYLRSLNFKVEDTNNDINNERKLQAGRIDLWASGKQLGSWQFKKFKINNIAPVFTIKNSVLYAAFNIETSDEIINKLNQINKDIHDDGTYLKIQKNY